The following proteins are co-located in the Dehalococcoidia bacterium genome:
- a CDS encoding ammonium transporter, producing MPQIDTGDTAWLLVSAALVLLMTPGLAFFYGGLVRSKNVLSTIMHSFIIMGVASLVWVLWGYSLAFGPDKGGFIGDLSWFGMRLVGAEPNADYAATVPHQAYMLFQMMFAIITPALITGAFAERARFSTFLVFTVLWMTLVYAPVAHWAWGKEGWLGTLGGLGAYDFAGGTVVHINSGIAALAAALLFGRRLGYGKEPMEPHNIPFVVLGAGLLWFGWFGFNAGSALAAGGAASNAFLQTNTAAAAGAVAWMLASWAVIGKPSVVGAASGAVAGLVAITPAAGYIGAWPNTDGYLNIFPAIIIGAVAGVLCFGATRLRSRLGFDDALDVWAVHGMGGTWGAIATGIFATSAITSVAGFQGGVGGVIDGRPEQLLAQLAGVGATWGYSFTVTFLLLKALDVLMGLRVKEEEELVGVDVSQHGERAYVLEEVGVAAATYAVRPSPAPQPAPQPYPAQGESQAASTSP from the coding sequence ATGCCGCAGATAGACACCGGCGACACCGCCTGGCTCCTGGTCTCGGCAGCCCTGGTGCTGCTGATGACTCCTGGCCTGGCCTTCTTCTACGGGGGCCTGGTGCGGAGCAAGAACGTCCTGTCCACCATCATGCACAGCTTCATCATCATGGGGGTGGCCAGCCTGGTCTGGGTCCTGTGGGGCTACTCGCTGGCCTTCGGCCCCGACAAGGGCGGCTTCATCGGCGACCTGTCCTGGTTCGGCATGAGGCTGGTAGGGGCCGAGCCCAACGCCGACTACGCCGCCACCGTGCCCCACCAGGCCTACATGCTCTTCCAGATGATGTTCGCCATCATCACGCCGGCCCTGATAACGGGCGCCTTCGCCGAACGCGCCAGGTTCAGCACCTTCCTCGTCTTCACCGTCCTGTGGATGACGTTGGTCTACGCGCCGGTCGCCCACTGGGCGTGGGGCAAGGAGGGGTGGCTCGGCACCCTGGGCGGCCTGGGGGCCTACGACTTCGCCGGGGGCACCGTGGTCCACATCAACTCGGGCATCGCCGCCCTGGCGGCAGCCCTGCTGTTCGGACGTCGCCTGGGCTACGGGAAGGAGCCGATGGAGCCCCACAACATCCCCTTCGTGGTGCTGGGGGCGGGGCTGCTGTGGTTCGGCTGGTTCGGCTTCAACGCTGGCAGCGCCCTGGCGGCAGGCGGAGCGGCCAGCAACGCCTTTCTGCAGACCAACACCGCCGCCGCTGCCGGCGCAGTGGCCTGGATGCTGGCCAGCTGGGCCGTCATCGGCAAGCCCAGCGTGGTGGGGGCTGCGTCGGGCGCCGTGGCCGGCCTGGTAGCCATCACCCCCGCCGCCGGCTATATAGGCGCCTGGCCCAACACCGACGGCTACCTGAACATCTTTCCGGCCATCATCATCGGAGCGGTGGCTGGCGTTCTGTGCTTCGGCGCCACCCGCCTGCGCTCGCGACTGGGCTTCGACGACGCTTTGGACGTGTGGGCGGTGCACGGGATGGGCGGCACCTGGGGTGCCATCGCCACCGGCATCTTCGCCACCTCGGCCATCACCAGCGTGGCCGGGTTCCAGGGCGGCGTTGGCGGCGTCATCGATGGGCGTCCGGAACAGCTCCTGGCCCAACTGGCCGGCGTGGGCGCCACCTGGGGCTATTCCTTCACCGTCACCTTCCTACTGCTGAAGGCCCTGGACGTACTGATGGGGCTGCGGGTGAAGGAAGAGGAGGAGCTGGTGGGGGTGGACGTGAGCCAGCACGGCGAGCGGGCCTACGTGCTGGAGGAGGTAGGGGTGGCAGCCGCTACC
- a CDS encoding response regulator transcription factor, producing MIEPGEKAMPSSFQVLIVSYDQGPMQALAEALRPEGFAVVVAPPEAPALEEALAASPDVVVLDLPSLGEGFDLRAFLSAHPARAETAFLALVSPEQLASLDPTLGLDDFALRSATAAEVTARVRQVLWRKARVDARHLLRQGDLVIDLASYRVFVGGRPVHLTYKEYELLRFLASNPGRVFSREELLNKVWGYEFYGGTRTVDVHVRRLRAKLETGHHTYIETVRNVGYRFRPAGE from the coding sequence TTGATTGAACCTGGTGAGAAAGCCATGCCCTCCTCCTTTCAGGTACTTATCGTCTCCTACGATCAGGGGCCCATGCAGGCCCTGGCTGAAGCTCTGCGGCCCGAGGGCTTCGCCGTGGTCGTAGCCCCGCCCGAGGCCCCCGCCCTGGAGGAGGCCCTGGCCGCCTCTCCCGACGTCGTCGTCCTCGACCTCCCCAGCCTGGGCGAGGGCTTCGACCTGCGGGCCTTCCTCTCGGCCCACCCCGCCCGGGCCGAGACGGCCTTCCTCGCCCTGGTGTCGCCGGAGCAGTTGGCCTCCCTGGACCCCACCCTGGGGCTGGACGACTTCGCCCTGCGCAGCGCCACCGCCGCCGAGGTCACCGCCCGCGTGCGCCAGGTCCTGTGGCGCAAGGCCAGGGTGGACGCCCGCCACCTTCTGCGCCAGGGCGACCTGGTTATCGATCTGGCCAGCTACCGCGTCTTCGTGGGCGGCCGACCCGTGCACCTCACGTACAAGGAATACGAGCTGTTGCGCTTCCTCGCCTCCAACCCCGGCCGTGTCTTCAGTCGGGAAGAGCTGCTGAACAAGGTCTGGGGCTACGAGTTCTACGGCGGCACCCGCACCGTGGACGTGCACGTGCGGCGCCTGCGGGCCAAGCTGGAGACGGGGCACCACACGTACATCGAGACCGTGCGCAACGTTGGCTACCGCTTTCGGCCCGCCGGGGAGTAG
- a CDS encoding SDR family oxidoreductase, producing MRVLVTGGAGYVGSVLVPMLLDHGHQVRVVDWGMFGLEHVDPRAELVVADVLDFRPQWLEGVDAVVHLAGLSNDPMAAFSPTLNYVLNAAGTAVVAQAAREAGIGRFVFSSTCSVYGFRPEGEADETDETRPTFPYAISKLMAERSLLCLEDESFRPIILRFGTIVGWSPRLRFDLVVNTMVKTALSQGRIVVFNPDIWRPLLDVEDAARAYLLALAAPREVRGVFNVAAENYSLPRLAEEVAAALHDLGVSAEVQVEHRPDVRSYRVSTARARDVLGFRPCRTMADTVRTLVSRIREAGIRDFDDPRYYNIEGMKRFLAEGRTPWAAVHALGSAEGGR from the coding sequence TTGCGCGTCCTGGTCACCGGCGGTGCCGGTTACGTGGGGTCGGTGCTGGTGCCCATGCTCCTCGACCACGGCCATCAGGTGCGGGTGGTGGACTGGGGCATGTTCGGGCTGGAGCACGTGGACCCTCGTGCCGAGCTGGTGGTGGCCGACGTCCTGGACTTCCGCCCCCAGTGGCTGGAAGGGGTCGATGCCGTGGTCCACCTGGCGGGGCTGTCCAATGACCCCATGGCCGCCTTCAGCCCCACCCTCAACTACGTGCTGAATGCCGCCGGCACCGCAGTGGTAGCCCAGGCCGCCCGCGAGGCGGGCATCGGACGCTTCGTGTTCTCTTCCACCTGCTCCGTCTACGGCTTCCGTCCGGAGGGCGAGGCCGACGAGACGGACGAGACGCGCCCCACCTTCCCCTACGCCATCTCCAAGCTCATGGCCGAGCGCAGCCTCCTCTGCCTGGAGGACGAGAGCTTTCGTCCCATCATCCTGCGCTTCGGCACCATAGTGGGCTGGAGCCCCAGGCTGCGCTTCGACCTGGTGGTGAACACCATGGTCAAGACGGCCCTAAGCCAGGGCCGCATCGTCGTCTTCAATCCCGATATCTGGCGCCCCCTCCTGGATGTCGAGGACGCGGCCCGTGCCTACCTGCTGGCCCTGGCAGCGCCGCGGGAGGTGAGGGGCGTCTTCAACGTGGCGGCCGAGAACTACAGCCTGCCACGTCTGGCCGAGGAGGTGGCCGCCGCCCTGCATGACCTGGGCGTGTCGGCGGAGGTGCAGGTGGAGCATCGGCCCGACGTGCGCAGCTACCGTGTCTCCACCGCCCGGGCGAGGGATGTCCTGGGCTTCCGCCCCTGCCGGACCATGGCCGACACGGTGCGCACCCTGGTATCGCGGATCCGCGAGGCGGGCATCCGCGATTTCGACGATCCCCGCTATTACAACATCGAGGGCATGAAGCGGTTTCTGGCCGAGGGTCGCACCCCCTGGGCCGCCGTCCATGCCCTGGGCAGTGCCGAAGGGGGCCGCTGA
- the rfbD gene encoding dTDP-4-dehydrorhamnose reductase, whose translation MGPVAVLGATGQLGSDLCRLLAEKGLPCFPLAHADLDVCQHEEVSRVLKGLRPRVVVNCAAFHHVERCEEEPERAFAVNALAVRNLALVCRDLGALLVHISTDYVFDGEKGSPYVEGDPVSPLNAYGVSKAAGEFFLRALCPEHIIVRTSGLYGHRGSSVKGGNFVETMLRLGAEQGEVWVVTDQALSPTYTRDLARGLWAVVEAGGRGTYHIVNSGHCSWYEFACAIFGLAGMEVRVHPVTSDHFPGRARRPRLSALESVRLGELGLSPLRPWREALAHYLAGREANGR comes from the coding sequence ATGGGGCCGGTGGCCGTCCTGGGGGCCACGGGCCAGCTGGGCTCCGACCTGTGCCGCCTGCTGGCCGAGAAGGGCCTGCCGTGCTTCCCCCTGGCCCACGCCGACCTGGACGTCTGTCAGCATGAGGAGGTCTCCCGTGTCCTGAAGGGGCTGAGGCCCCGGGTGGTGGTCAACTGCGCTGCCTTCCACCATGTGGAGCGGTGCGAGGAGGAGCCGGAGCGGGCCTTCGCCGTCAATGCCCTGGCGGTGCGCAACCTGGCCCTGGTCTGCCGCGACCTGGGCGCCCTGCTGGTTCACATCAGCACCGACTACGTGTTCGACGGCGAGAAAGGGTCGCCCTACGTCGAGGGCGACCCCGTCTCCCCCCTCAACGCCTACGGCGTCTCCAAGGCGGCGGGGGAGTTCTTTCTGCGCGCCCTGTGCCCGGAGCACATCATCGTGCGCACCTCGGGCCTCTATGGCCATCGTGGCTCCAGCGTCAAGGGGGGCAACTTTGTGGAGACGATGCTCCGGCTGGGGGCCGAGCAGGGAGAGGTATGGGTGGTCACAGACCAGGCCCTGTCCCCCACCTATACCCGCGACCTGGCCCGGGGCCTGTGGGCGGTGGTGGAGGCGGGCGGCCGCGGCACCTACCACATCGTCAACTCCGGCCACTGCAGCTGGTACGAGTTCGCCTGTGCCATCTTCGGGCTGGCGGGGATGGAGGTGCGGGTGCACCCCGTGACCTCTGACCATTTCCCGGGGCGCGCCCGCCGCCCTCGCCTGTCGGCCCTGGAGAGCGTCCGGCTGGGGGAGCTGGGCCTGTCACCCCTCCGTCCCTGGCGGGAGGCCCTCGCCCACTACCTGGCCGGACGAGAGGCCAACGGGAGGTGA
- a CDS encoding dTDP-4-dehydrorhamnose 3,5-epimerase family protein, translating to MDAYGNLLHLKAVEGFAEVRDVARRYDDDRGRRYCDIFGTVTGDINITYCYPGVITAWHAHRRQYDEWFVIKGALKVGLAIPNGDGTYRWTFVVLSEYDGKVLRIPPGVLHGWRNFTNEVAILMYHISEKYDPQDPDELRFTLDEVGADWSTPVK from the coding sequence ATGGACGCCTATGGCAACTTGCTCCACCTGAAGGCGGTGGAGGGCTTTGCAGAAGTGCGGGACGTGGCCCGCCGCTACGACGACGACCGCGGTCGTCGCTACTGCGACATCTTCGGCACCGTGACGGGCGACATCAACATCACCTACTGCTATCCGGGGGTCATCACCGCCTGGCATGCCCACCGCCGTCAGTACGACGAGTGGTTCGTCATAAAGGGGGCGCTGAAGGTGGGGCTGGCCATCCCCAACGGGGACGGCACCTACCGCTGGACGTTCGTGGTGCTTTCCGAGTACGACGGCAAGGTGCTGCGCATCCCGCCGGGGGTGCTGCACGGCTGGCGCAACTTCACCAACGAGGTCGCCATCCTCATGTACCACATCTCGGAGAAGTACGATCCCCAAGACCCCGACGAACTGCGCTTCACCCTGGACGAGGTGGGCGCTGACTGGTCAACGCCCGTCAAGTAG
- a CDS encoding FkbM family methyltransferase, whose translation MRRQALLAHWQRSLLDSLRRWRAVHRLGFPPERLAQVRTRDGQSLLVPGECVENGLYYAEVWEPYTVSLFLEELRPGHTVVDVGAHVGYYTLMAARAVGPRGTVYALEPAPAEARLLLWNVARNGHANVRVVPRAAGDRRGRVTLSLSGISSMHSLGRHDEAGPWRGSVRVPMVTVDGLLRGRPVDVVKMDVEGAEPLVLKGMLRTVRASPGLVIFSEFSPHVYGALSLDAEEFVAQLMDLGFQVWLVDEWERRLVPVPRGRAVEIYYSLVMRGHLVCRRAG comes from the coding sequence ATGAGGCGTCAGGCATTGTTGGCCCACTGGCAGCGCTCGCTCCTGGACTCCCTGCGGAGGTGGCGGGCTGTCCATCGCCTGGGATTTCCCCCCGAGCGCCTGGCCCAGGTTCGGACGAGGGACGGCCAGTCCCTGTTGGTGCCGGGCGAGTGCGTGGAGAACGGCCTCTATTACGCCGAGGTCTGGGAGCCTTACACCGTCTCGCTGTTCCTGGAAGAGCTGAGGCCGGGCCACACGGTGGTGGACGTAGGGGCGCACGTGGGCTACTACACCCTCATGGCCGCCAGGGCGGTGGGCCCCAGGGGCACCGTCTACGCCCTGGAGCCGGCCCCGGCCGAAGCGCGGCTGCTGCTCTGGAACGTTGCCCGCAACGGCCATGCCAACGTGCGGGTGGTGCCGAGGGCGGCGGGTGACCGTCGCGGCCGCGTCACCCTCTCCCTGTCGGGCATCTCCAGCATGCACTCCCTGGGCCGGCACGACGAGGCGGGGCCGTGGCGGGGCAGCGTCAGGGTGCCGATGGTGACGGTGGACGGCCTGCTGCGGGGCCGCCCCGTGGACGTGGTGAAGATGGACGTGGAGGGGGCGGAGCCGCTGGTGCTGAAGGGGATGCTGAGGACGGTGAGGGCTAGCCCCGGCCTGGTGATCTTCAGCGAGTTCTCGCCCCACGTCTACGGCGCCCTCTCCCTGGATGCCGAGGAGTTCGTGGCCCAGCTCATGGACCTGGGCTTCCAGGTCTGGCTGGTGGACGAGTGGGAGCGTCGGCTGGTGCCGGTGCCCAGGGGGCGGGCAGTGGAGATCTACTATTCCCTGGTGATGCGGGGCCACCTGGTCTGCCGACGGGCAGGCTAG
- a CDS encoding sulfite exporter TauE/SafE family protein yields the protein MLEWLSLALLGAVVGAIGTFIGAGGGFVLVPALLLIYPGEGADYITATSLAVVLANGFSGTLAYARMRRVDYRAALLFSAATVPGAVLGSLTVGHVPRRAFEVAFGTALMLVSLVLLVRAQGRPYGSERAAPATSSPRPPYQLPAGMVLSVGVGYVATMLGIGGGTMHVPAMVELLRFPVHTATATSHFILMVNALVAVLSHVAAGTYSHGVGRIVALCLGAVGGAQAGAWLSNRVRARWIVRALSLALLSVGLRTVVAAAI from the coding sequence ATGTTGGAGTGGCTTTCCCTAGCCCTGTTGGGCGCCGTGGTGGGGGCCATCGGCACCTTCATCGGCGCTGGGGGCGGCTTCGTGCTGGTGCCCGCCCTCCTGCTCATCTACCCGGGCGAGGGCGCCGACTACATCACCGCCACTTCCCTGGCGGTAGTGCTGGCCAACGGCTTCTCGGGCACCCTCGCCTATGCCCGCATGCGACGTGTGGACTACCGGGCCGCCCTGCTCTTCTCGGCGGCAACGGTGCCCGGCGCTGTCCTGGGATCCCTGACGGTAGGGCATGTGCCCCGCCGCGCCTTCGAGGTCGCCTTCGGGACGGCGCTGATGCTGGTGTCCCTGGTGCTGCTGGTGCGCGCCCAGGGCCGCCCCTACGGCTCCGAAAGGGCCGCGCCCGCGACCTCTTCGCCGCGGCCGCCCTACCAGCTGCCCGCGGGCATGGTCCTGAGCGTGGGGGTGGGATACGTGGCCACCATGCTGGGCATCGGCGGAGGCACCATGCATGTGCCGGCCATGGTGGAGCTGCTGCGCTTCCCTGTCCATACGGCCACCGCCACCTCCCACTTCATCCTGATGGTGAACGCGCTGGTGGCAGTGCTGTCGCACGTGGCAGCCGGGACCTACAGCCACGGCGTGGGTAGGATCGTGGCCCTCTGCCTGGGGGCCGTGGGGGGCGCTCAGGCCGGGGCCTGGCTCTCCAACCGGGTGCGGGCACGGTGGATCGTTCGGGCTCTCTCCCTGGCCTTGCTGAGCGTGGGGCTACGCACCGTCGTCGCCGCCGCCATCTGA
- a CDS encoding DUF4349 domain-containing protein, which produces MLRTLSLSLLAPAVLLAACAGAAEEVATPPQPPAAVKPVGPAEDVAVPPSAPPSSPAERTAPPTGDEGDSLPLNAIGVDRKIVYNARLEMEVQDVDKAVEEVQRVATSLGGYLVSASVRDEGQGEKQRRVAEVTVRVASDVYTDALARLRQLASRVRSETAQSNDVTEEYADLEARLRNLRATEARYLELLSQARNLGEVLQVQDRLNAVRLEMERVQGRLNLLQRLTDMATITVRLEPPAAVEGDALWRPSDVAADAWEALQAVLRALATAAIYFAIFGGWLAVLLALGVLAWRRWLPARREA; this is translated from the coding sequence ATGCTGAGGACCCTGTCGCTGTCGCTCCTGGCTCCAGCCGTGTTGCTGGCTGCCTGCGCCGGGGCCGCCGAGGAGGTTGCCACCCCGCCCCAGCCGCCCGCAGCCGTGAAGCCCGTAGGCCCGGCCGAGGACGTCGCCGTGCCGCCTTCGGCCCCGCCGTCATCGCCAGCCGAGCGCACCGCTCCCCCCACCGGCGACGAGGGGGATAGTCTCCCCCTGAATGCCATCGGTGTCGACCGCAAGATCGTCTACAACGCCCGCCTGGAGATGGAGGTCCAGGACGTGGACAAGGCCGTGGAGGAGGTGCAGCGAGTCGCCACCTCCCTCGGCGGGTACCTGGTGAGCGCCAGCGTGCGCGACGAGGGGCAGGGCGAGAAGCAGCGCCGTGTGGCCGAGGTCACAGTGCGGGTGGCTAGCGATGTCTACACCGATGCCCTGGCCCGGCTGCGACAACTGGCCTCCCGCGTCCGCAGCGAGACCGCTCAGAGCAACGACGTGACGGAGGAATATGCCGACCTGGAGGCCCGCCTGCGCAACCTGAGGGCCACCGAGGCGCGCTACCTGGAGCTGCTGTCCCAGGCCCGCAATCTGGGCGAGGTCCTCCAGGTGCAGGACCGCCTCAACGCTGTGCGCCTGGAGATGGAGCGGGTGCAGGGGCGCCTGAACCTGCTGCAGCGGCTCACCGACATGGCCACCATCACCGTGCGCCTGGAGCCGCCCGCGGCCGTGGAGGGTGACGCCCTCTGGCGTCCGTCGGACGTCGCTGCCGATGCCTGGGAGGCCCTGCAGGCCGTGCTGCGGGCGCTGGCCACAGCCGCCATCTACTTCGCCATCTTCGGCGGGTGGCTCGCCGTGCTGCTGGCCCTGGGGGTGCTGGCCTGGCGCCGCTGGCTGCCGGCCAGGAGGGAGGCCTGA
- a CDS encoding sigma-70 family RNA polymerase sigma factor, whose translation MQDEDALLSRARSGDLDAFNALVERYQALVYNVCLRMLGERAAAEDAAQNAFIAAYRALGRFRGGSFRAWLLRIAGNACYDELRRRRRRPLPLEAAAAVAAPSHGSPLQSYLQGELAAEIQRGLLRLPPDQRLALVLRDVEGLSYEEIARASGSSLGTVKSRIARGRARLREHLMAAGFSPSGASEEG comes from the coding sequence GTGCAGGACGAGGATGCCCTTCTATCGCGCGCCCGTAGCGGCGATCTGGACGCCTTCAATGCCCTGGTGGAGCGCTATCAGGCGCTGGTGTATAACGTGTGCCTGAGGATGCTGGGCGAGAGGGCCGCCGCCGAGGATGCTGCCCAGAACGCCTTCATCGCCGCCTACCGTGCCCTCGGGCGTTTCCGCGGCGGCAGCTTCCGGGCCTGGCTCCTGCGCATCGCTGGCAACGCCTGCTACGACGAGCTGAGGCGGCGGCGTCGCCGTCCGCTCCCCCTGGAGGCAGCGGCGGCTGTCGCCGCACCCTCCCATGGCTCGCCGCTGCAGAGCTATCTTCAGGGGGAGTTGGCCGCGGAGATACAGCGGGGGCTGCTACGCCTTCCTCCCGACCAGCGACTGGCCCTGGTGCTGCGGGACGTGGAGGGTCTAAGCTACGAGGAGATAGCGCGCGCTTCGGGCAGCAGCCTGGGCACAGTGAAGTCGCGCATCGCTCGCGGCCGAGCCCGCCTGCGGGAGCACCTGATGGCTGCAGGCTTCTCGCCCTCGGGGGCCTCGGAGGAGGGATAG
- a CDS encoding zf-HC2 domain-containing protein, which produces MAFAPLSHLLLRRHLSAYLDGEVPPGLRRRLEGHLSRCSACRRELADLEDVARAVASLPRQPPPRSFALTPATASRPSRGPTLGLRLLPAAAALCASLLAALVAYDVVGPSVPEGGPNAPASAPREALKGAPEAPSPLWPSGPGVAEAPASPPPEAMPQRPPSAEREARGGGLSPLRVAQLAAGAAMAAAVGGWAILALARRRT; this is translated from the coding sequence GTGGCCTTCGCCCCCCTCTCGCATCTGCTGCTCAGGCGCCACCTGTCGGCCTACCTGGACGGCGAGGTGCCCCCCGGCCTGCGTCGGCGCCTGGAGGGCCATCTGTCCCGCTGCTCCGCCTGTCGGCGGGAGCTGGCAGACCTGGAGGATGTGGCCAGGGCGGTGGCCTCTCTACCCCGGCAGCCACCGCCGCGCTCGTTCGCCCTGACCCCGGCCACAGCCTCCAGGCCGTCCCGGGGCCCGACGCTGGGCCTGAGACTGCTGCCTGCGGCGGCCGCCCTCTGTGCCTCGCTGTTGGCTGCCCTGGTGGCCTACGATGTCGTGGGGCCCTCGGTGCCGGAGGGAGGCCCCAACGCTCCCGCCTCGGCCCCCCGTGAGGCGCTTAAGGGGGCGCCCGAGGCCCCATCGCCGTTGTGGCCATCGGGGCCGGGCGTCGCGGAGGCGCCGGCCTCGCCCCCGCCCGAGGCGATGCCTCAGAGGCCTCCGTCGGCTGAGAGGGAGGCCCGCGGTGGGGGACTGTCGCCGCTGCGGGTGGCCCAGCTGGCGGCGGGGGCGGCCATGGCGGCGGCCGTGGGCGGCTGGGCCATCCTCGCCCTTGCCAGACGACGCACTTAG
- a CDS encoding BtpA/SgcQ family protein codes for MSLLDIFPQRLPIIGMVHLPPLPGSPRWGGDMTAVLRRALDDAMALAQEGADGLLVENYGDLPFLKGPVGQETVAAMAVVVRAVVEATGLPVGVNVLRNDPCAALAVACAAGARFVRTNVHIGAAVTDQGLLEGRAAEALRYRRWLGCEPVLLLADVNVKHGAPLGGRSLEETARDAAYRGLADGLIVSGPATGLPPTPEELMRVRRAVPDRPLLVGSGLDPSNARDLLSLADGAIVGTSLKQGGRTEASVERERVRLLMEAVRQVRAALG; via the coding sequence ATGTCCCTGCTGGACATCTTCCCCCAGCGGCTGCCCATCATCGGCATGGTGCACTTGCCGCCGCTGCCCGGCTCCCCGCGCTGGGGAGGCGACATGACGGCGGTGCTACGCAGGGCGCTGGACGATGCCATGGCCCTGGCCCAGGAGGGGGCCGATGGCCTGCTGGTGGAGAACTACGGCGACCTGCCTTTCCTGAAGGGCCCTGTGGGCCAGGAGACGGTGGCCGCCATGGCCGTGGTCGTGCGAGCGGTGGTGGAGGCGACCGGCCTGCCGGTGGGGGTCAACGTCCTGCGCAACGACCCGTGCGCTGCCCTGGCCGTAGCCTGCGCCGCCGGAGCGCGGTTCGTGCGCACCAACGTCCACATCGGCGCCGCAGTGACGGACCAGGGGCTGCTGGAGGGCCGGGCCGCCGAGGCCCTGCGCTACCGCCGCTGGCTGGGTTGCGAACCGGTGCTGCTGCTGGCCGACGTTAACGTCAAGCACGGCGCCCCTCTCGGCGGCCGGAGTCTGGAGGAGACGGCACGGGACGCGGCCTATCGCGGCCTGGCCGACGGCCTCATCGTCTCCGGGCCGGCCACCGGCCTGCCGCCGACGCCCGAGGAGCTGATGCGGGTGCGACGGGCAGTCCCCGACCGCCCCCTGCTGGTGGGCAGCGGCCTCGACCCCTCCAACGCCAGGGACCTGCTGTCCCTGGCCGATGGCGCCATCGTCGGCACCTCGTTGAAGCAGGGAGGCAGGACCGAGGCGTCGGTGGAGCGGGAGCGGGTGCGGCTGCT